A window of Bacteroidota bacterium contains these coding sequences:
- the panB gene encoding 3-methyl-2-oxobutanoate hydroxymethyltransferase, whose product MSTYKRSFPKITTKVLQTLKKKKEKIAMITAYDFTTAKIVDNAGIDIILVGDSASNVMAGHETTLPITLDQMIYHAASVVRAKVNAMVVVDLPFGAYQGNSKIALDSAIRIMKESGANSVKMEGGEEILESINRIITAGIPVMGHLGLTPQSINKFGTYTVRAKSEAEADKLMKDASILEEAGCFAIVLEKIPEKLAQIVANNLVIPVIGIGAGQHVDGQVLVYHDMIGLNQDFHPRFLRRYADLNKIVTEAVQNYIVDVKSMDFPSEDESY is encoded by the coding sequence ATGTCCACTTATAAAAGAAGTTTTCCCAAGATTACAACTAAGGTTCTTCAAACTTTAAAAAAGAAGAAGGAAAAAATTGCTATGATAACTGCTTACGATTTTACAACAGCTAAGATTGTTGATAATGCAGGTATTGATATTATATTAGTTGGAGATTCTGCTTCAAATGTTATGGCAGGACACGAAACTACTTTGCCAATTACACTTGACCAAATGATTTACCATGCCGCTTCTGTTGTAAGGGCAAAAGTAAATGCAATGGTAGTTGTTGATTTGCCTTTTGGTGCTTATCAGGGGAATTCAAAAATAGCTTTAGATTCAGCAATAAGAATTATGAAAGAATCGGGAGCTAATTCTGTTAAAATGGAAGGTGGTGAAGAAATTCTTGAATCTATAAATAGAATAATAACAGCAGGAATACCCGTTATGGGTCATTTAGGTCTTACTCCTCAGTCAATAAATAAATTTGGAACTTATACCGTAAGAGCAAAGAGTGAAGCTGAAGCTGATAAATTAATGAAAGATGCCAGCATACTTGAAGAAGCGGGATGTTTTGCAATAGTACTTGAAAAAATTCCTGAAAAGCTTGCACAAATTGTTGCCAACAATTTAGTGATTCCGGTAATTGGTATTGGTGCAGGTCAGCATGTTGACGGTCAGGTTCTTGTTTATCATGATATGATTGGCTTAAATCAAGATTTTCATCCTCGTTTTTTAAGACGTTATGCAGACCTTAATAAAATTGTTACCGAAGCAGTTCAAAATTATATTGTTGATGTAAAATCAATGGATTTTCCTTCGGAGGATGAAAGTTACTAA
- the folB gene encoding dihydroneopterin aldolase, with protein sequence MSIIGIEGIEVKAPVGVYSWEKEEGRIFLVDVTLETDIDFSNIEDELDQTIDYEKVCNIVKANMVKKFNLIETVLEEIYKGIIKEYPKLIKVRLKVRKLNPIRNEKVNSAFVETLFIK encoded by the coding sequence ATGAGTATTATTGGCATTGAAGGAATTGAAGTAAAAGCACCAGTAGGCGTTTACTCATGGGAAAAAGAAGAAGGAAGAATTTTTCTCGTTGATGTAACACTGGAAACAGATATAGATTTTTCAAATATTGAGGATGAACTTGATCAAACAATTGATTACGAGAAGGTATGTAACATTGTAAAAGCAAATATGGTCAAAAAGTTTAATCTTATTGAAACTGTTTTGGAAGAAATTTACAAAGGAATAATTAAAGAATATCCAAAGCTAATAAAAGTACGCTTAAAAGTAAGGAAATTAAACCCGATAAGGAATGAAAAAGTCAATTCAGCTTTTGTAGAAACTTTGTTTATTAAATAG
- a CDS encoding LamG-like jellyroll fold domain-containing protein, producing the protein MKNIYFLTIILFCSVSVYSQRSSCIVADYQFDANVMDKTTNNYHGTNHGAIITTGFTGDNNAAFSFNGIDNYIILPETFDYPERSITLWFKSQSHNESGVILNNDTPDLLYGKNIIVIVKDGSQYNLKYNVGKTGNQFEASINLNQWYFVAVALNQDSLHYYLDGVKIYSGVMGYYHGSPDGAENTRIGCGRKIDYFFHGSIDNIKMFNCTLTDSEINQYYTSIKENYIKHEKINLYPNPAKSFVNIEIPEIYNNEMILELYNSSGQSVRKIQINNETTHFQRQNEANGIYYYQIYSTSKGILTSGKLQLQ; encoded by the coding sequence ATGAAAAATATTTACTTCCTGACAATAATACTTTTTTGTTCTGTATCAGTATATTCACAAAGGAGTTCTTGTATAGTAGCCGACTATCAGTTTGATGCCAATGTAATGGATAAGACAACAAACAATTATCACGGCACAAATCATGGTGCAATTATAACAACAGGATTTACAGGAGATAATAACGCAGCATTTTCTTTCAATGGAATAGATAATTATATCATTTTACCTGAAACATTTGATTACCCTGAAAGATCCATAACACTATGGTTTAAATCTCAATCACATAATGAATCAGGAGTTATTTTAAACAATGACACACCTGATTTACTTTATGGAAAAAATATCATTGTAATTGTTAAAGATGGCTCTCAATATAATTTAAAATATAATGTTGGAAAAACTGGCAACCAATTTGAGGCTTCTATCAATTTGAATCAATGGTACTTTGTTGCAGTTGCACTTAATCAAGACTCATTACATTATTATCTTGACGGAGTAAAAATTTATTCAGGCGTAATGGGGTACTATCATGGAAGCCCTGATGGAGCTGAAAATACAAGAATTGGATGTGGCAGAAAAATAGATTATTTCTTTCATGGGTCAATAGACAATATTAAGATGTTTAATTGCACTTTAACTGATAGTGAAATAAATCAATATTACACTTCTATCAAAGAGAATTATATCAAACATGAAAAAATTAATCTATACCCTAATCCTGCAAAAAGCTTTGTAAATATTGAAATACCTGAAATTTACAATAATGAAATGATTCTTGAACTTTATAATTCTTCAGGTCAAAGTGTTAGGAAAATTCAAATTAATAATGAGACCACACATTTTCAAAGACAAAACGAAGCAAATGGAATTTATTATTATCAGATTTATTCAACAAGCAAGGGAATCTTAACTTCAGGTAAACTACAATTACAGTAG